Part of the Paenibacillus kyungheensis genome, CCATCCACTTCAAGTAGACGACCTGGATAAGCAGGAATAGTACCACTACAATACTTATCGACCATAGCTACCGAACGATTAAGCAAGTTACCTAGATCATTCGCCAAATCTGAATTGACACGATCGACAAAGCTCTCCGGTGTAAATGTACCATCAGAACCAAAAGGTACTTCACGTAGCAAATAATAACGCAGAGAATCTAGACCATAACGATTGATTAAAGTTACCGGATCAACCACATTGCCTTTGGACTTGGACATTTTACCGTCTTTCATCAATAACCAACCATGTCCAAATACTTTTTTAGGTAATGGTAGATCTAGCGCCATCAACATAATCGGCCAATAGATTGTATGGAAACGAACGATTTCTTTACCTACCAGATGAATATCTGCTGGCCAGAACTTGTTGAATAATTCTGGATTATCTGTTCCATAGCCTAATGCTGTAATGTAGTTAGAAAGTGCATCGATCCATACATACACAATATGCTTAGGATCTCCTTTAACTTGTACGCCCCACTCAAACGTAGTACGGGAAACTGCCAAATCTTCAAGTCCCGGCTTGATAAAGTTATTGATCATTTCATTTTTACGGGATTCAGGTTGAATAAATTCAGGGTTATCTTGATAGTATTTCAATAGACGATCTGCATATTTGCTCATACGGAAGAAATAAGATTCTTCTTTAACCAATTCTACAGGATGTCCACTATCCGGACTTTTCCCTCCAATAACCTCGCCATCTGCATTACGCTCAATATCGACAATTTGCGTCTCTGTATAATAGGTCTCATCTGGAATACTATACCAGCCTTCGTATTCACCTTTATAAATATCACCTTGTTTGAGCAAACGATCAAAAATTTCTTGAACTACAACTTTATGGCGCTCTTCCGTGGTACGGATAAAATCGTCATACGAAATATCTAATTGATCCCACAATTTTTTGATTCCTTCTACTACACCATCAATAAATTGTTGTGGAGTCTGCCCTTTTTCTAACGCTTTACGTTCGATCTTTTGTCCATGCTCATCTGTTCCTGTAAGATAACGAACATCGTATCCTCTTAGGCGTTTGTAACGAGCCATCGCATCACCGGCTACAGTTGTATATGCATGACCGATATGCAATTTGTCGCTCGGGTAATAGATTGGTGTTGTCAAATAAAAAGTAGGTTTGGCTGACATTATAATTCCTCCTTAAATATGTTGAAATTGCTATGTTCTCATTTCCATATCTGGACGCAAAAAAGCCCCCGCCCCTATATGGGACGAGAGCATAGACTCACGCGTTACCACCCAAATTCTCTACTCCTTTACAGAAGTAGACTCTTTCAGTCTTTTGCAGACTGCCCATTAACGCTGGTTCACGCTGAAGCCTTACATATGTATACGTGACATATGCTTGACTACAGTTCCTCCTGGACCATATTCGATGACGCTAACCATACCGGTTCCCAGCTACTCCGGCTCTCTGTACTGGTGCATTTTTCATCTACTTATCCATTCACAGGAAATAATATTTGATGTTATGAATATACCGAACTTCCAAATCACCTGTCAAGCATTTTGCTGTTCCTGATTAGTGACTGAAGAAGATGTATCCTTCGATTTGGCAGGCGGTACAGGGTCGAATCCTCCTGGATGAAAAGGATGACATTTCCCTATCCGTCTGGCAGCTAATCCTACACCTTTGACGACACCATGAATATCAATTGCTTCTAAAGCATACTGAGAACAAGTCGGATAAAAGCGACATGTTGGTGGTTTGAGTGGTGAAATGAATTTGCGATACACATGGATCGGCGCCTGAACCGCACGACGACTCAATTTGCGCTTCACTGGCTTTTACCTGCAGGCTCATGAGTATCATATTCATGAGACATCAATTTAGATGGTTTGAGATGTAGAGTGGGACCTTCTTTGCCATCTCCAGCACCCATTTCTTGACGACAATCTTTACAATATCCAAACACTTCAAATTTGTGTTTGACCACTTCAAATTGTTCAGGCATATCTGTCATATCCATCGGGCAAAAAGCAATCGGATACGTTTTTTCACATTGTAAGCAGATCATATGATGGTGATGATGATCTTGACTGCAATGACTTTTAAATTTGACACCATCTTCAAAAACGATCTGTTCTAATACACCTAGCTCCTGCATCACACGCAAATTGCGATAGACCGTATCAAAGCTAAGCCCACTGTACTTTTTACCCATATAGTCATATACATCTTTAGCGGTCAGATAACCGGGAGCTTCTGCAAATAAACGTGCTAATGTGCGACGTTGATCTGTAATTCGCAACCCTTGTGCTGACATCGTATCGATGATTTGTTCTGTCGACAGCATGAGTTATTCCTCCTGTCCTAATCTATCTTTTATCGTTTACATGAATTATTGTATTATTCGTAATAATAACTATTATACAACATAACGGTGTGCGATGCGTAATTATTCGTCAAAAGTTTATGGCGATTACGTTACTAATTGAAGCGTATTGGAACATCATTACACATTTCTCCATCATGCCTTATTTGAACACAATCGTCAATTGATTCTAGTAAAAGTTAATGATTATATCAAAACAAGCAAAAAAGCCCGAATCAGTAAAAACTGACCTGGGCTTTTTGATAAAACGATTATTGTTTTTTAGCTGGCAATTGTGTGAATAACAAGTTGACTGGCAAGTTACTACCAGGCGCTGCTGTAAACCACAATTCTACTGCTTCTGTATCTAATGTTCCTGTACGATAAAGCACAACATTATCATTCGCTGTTGTTGCTGCACCGTTATTTTTAATTGCTGTGATTGCTCCATTTACATACATGTAACCAGAGTAACGACCACCACGAGCATTAAAGGAAATCATTGTGTTAGGTGCAACCATATCTAACTTGATTTTGTATAACACACCGAAGTTACCTGCGTTAGAAGCTTCAGTCATTGACAATGGATCTGTACCCATTAAGTTAGGGTCACTATTATTGTCTCCGATAGGCATACGAACTGTTGTGTTACCGATCAAGTCAGCTACATGAATATTACGTACAGCATTGTCATACGTACCACGGTTATGAATACCATCGCGGTCCAATTTAGGTTCTGTAGCAAGTGCAGCGATAGGATCTTGATTTTCATCAATCATCATCACTGTGTATTGTACGTTAGAATCACTTACTAGATCGCCGAATAATGAAATAACGGTATCGTTCTTCATTGCAGTAGCACTTAGTTGATTAAAGATAACTTGGCTTTGTCCTGGTTGTAGAACAACAGATTGAGCATCTGCTCCACTTTGCATGGATTCAAAGTAACGTCTAACAGAAACTTTACCTACTGCTGTAGCATAAGGATTAGGTCCTCCAAAACCAACAGCTTGAATGTTAAGTGTAGCTGGTGTAGCGTTCGGGTTCGTTGCTACCACGTACATTTTTTTGCTACTACCTGTTTCATTCAAATGATGCACCATAAAGCGTGTTGCACCTGTAGCAGATTCTTGATATACGATACCTTTAGTTAAAACACGTTCAGGGCTGTTACTACGAATCAGACGACTTGGATCATCAGTGACTTGAGCATTTGTTACTGTTGCCCATGTTGGAATCAATGAACCGTTAAAGTCGAAAGAATCTCCAGTTGGTGTAAATAGCGGATAGAAATCTTCTGCTGTATACAATGTTTGATCTGTTATATTGATCGTTTTGCTATATGTGCCTGTTGCACCATGTTTATCGGTTACTGTTAATGTAATCGTCTGTGGACCTGGTGTAAAGAATGCTAATTGCTTATTATCCCATTTTGTTAAATCTGGGTTAATTGCATTTTCATCATCTGTACTCATATCCGTATAAGTTACCAATTCACCCATGCTATATGTTTCTTGGTTCGTATTAAACATCGCTACTGGCGGTTGGTTAGGAGGAAGTACGTTGATCGTAACGGTGTACGGATCACTCCATTGACCAGATGAATCCATTACAGAATACGTGATCACATGAGGACCTGCTTCTGCAAAAATGTCTTCGCGTCCTGTCCATGTTTCATTAGCGATAGGACTGCCATCAGAAGTGGTAGATTTTGTTTTGTATGTTACCAATGTTTGACCTGCATAAATAGCAGTAGGTGAAACAGTAAAGGAAGCTGTTGGTTTGACAACTAGATCCAATACCACTAATTTACCTTGTACAGTATAAGGAATATTTAATGCTTGAGTGATCGAAGTCAAAGGAACCATAAATACATTTTTTTGTTGAAAAGCTGGGCCTTTCATCAAAGTGCTCACACCATTTACAGTGTAGTACTTACTGTCTGTTTTGAAGCGTAATTCTTTACCATCTTTTTGCATAATGGTTTCTTTGGTCTTAGCATCATATGTAAGCTTCAGACCGACACGGGTCACAAGTGCGCGAACCGATACGTAAGATACTCCACTTTTCACAGCCATAGGTTGATCTGAAAAGTATAATTTACCATCTTGATAAATCTGGTTAGAGTTCATCATAAAAATCACTTTGTTAGGGCCAGCAGAATACACATCAGTCACCACAGTAGGTGTTGTCGGTGTAGTTACTGGAGGTGTAACTGTAGTAGGTGGTGTTGTCGGAACAGTGGGTACTGTACCAGCAGGATCTGTCGTCGGATCAGTCACTGCGTTAGGATCTGTAACTGCATTAGGATCAGTTACTGTAGTATCGTCTCCTACAGCACCTTGAGTATCATTGTATACATCTTGTACGATACTGCTATCCACATCGCCTTCAGCAGCGTGAACTTGTGCTCCTGGAACAGTCGCAACAGTCTGGGCTACAGCGAGTAATGCAATTAGTAACGTCTTCTTGAATTTCATTATTAGGCTCCTTCTCATAGCAATTTACTGTCTTGTACATCTAAAAACATTGGTCTTTCCCCCGAATTGGCACATTAATAAGACGCACCAAACGTTAAAAAGTTTCTCTGTTGTTGAAGAAACCTTACAACATACGTATCTGTTCACACTTCAGCCACATCTATTACAACGAAAAATCACATAAAAAACAGCCTTATCCATCAGCGATGAATAGACTGTTTTTGACTACATGATGTGCTCAGAAAACGTCATTAGTTATACTTTACCACAAATAAATCCAATAACCTATTTTGACGATAGATATTATCTATCAGCTATAGATGGAACCATATCCTAGGCACAAAATAAACGATATCACGTTCTATAATTGAATCCGATATTGGTCGTTTAAGCTAACGGGTAACTTGCCAAGTGCCGGCTTCACTCCTGCGATCACAGCGGCTAATGCTTCTACAGCATACTTTCGATTTTCATAACTACATATATACGTCTTGATCTCAGGTAGATCATTTATATCATAAGGATTACGTACAGAAGCTACGATCAATGCTGTATCTGATAACAAAGATAACTGACGAGCTAGTTCTGCCTGTCCAAGAGGTAACAGTCCTGATGATGTATACGCAGCAAAAATCACTTTAGGATAATGAACGGCTTGCTCTAACACGTGCTGAATCTCTTCTGGTTCTGGTCTAGAATCGATAATAATCTGCGTAGCATTAATGCCATAACTACGAAGCGCTTGAGCAGAGCTGATATCATGCCCTGTTGGTTCATCGACTTCTGTTAGACGTGTTACCTGTGGCCAGATCACTAATACCTGATCGTTTTCTTGTAAAGGCAATTGCCCTTCATCTTTGACAAGTGTAATACTTCGTTCTGCAATATCACGTAAAATCGGTTCGATCGTTGACGGCTCTAACCGCTCTGTCCACTCTTCTATCGGGTAAGGTTTTGCGTTCATTTGATGCTTCGCTTTGAGCGCAAGTATACGTTCGACCGAAGCATCAATTTGTGCTTCAGATAGATGACCTTGTTGAACAGCTTCTTTGATTGCTTCAATCGCAGCAATCTGATGCTCTAGTGTATGACTAACCAGCAATAGATCGGCTCCTGCTTGCGCCGCCATCACTGTTGCCTGTGGAATCGGAAAATGCTTCGCAATCGCATGCATTTCCAGACAATCGGTTACGATTAATCCGTCAAAACCCATTTCAGTCCGAAGCAGATCAGTCAATACTTTACGTGATAAAGTTGCTGGAATCGACTCTGGTTCAAACGCTGGAAAAATCACATGTGCAGACATAATCATATCTACCCCTGCTTGTATAGCCGCTCGAAAAGGAAGTAATTCTATCTGTTCCAAACGAGCTTTATCATGAGGCACCGAAGCCAAGCCGTAATGAGAATCGACTTCTGTATCTCCATGCCCGGGAAAATGCTTGGCTGTAGCGGCTACCTGTTCTTGTTGAATCGCTTGAATGGCAGCTGCTCCATGAGTCGCTACCACTTCTGGTTTTTCCGAATAGGAACGTACACCGATAACCGGATTGCGGGGGTTATTATTTACATCTACACATGGAGCAAAATTAACATTGATTCCAAGTGTGCGTAGTTCGCGTGCACTTATCGCTGAAGCCGCAGAAGTCAGACTTACATCATTTACAGCTCCTAATGTCATATTGCCTGGAATCAGGCTCATCTCGTCTTGGTCAATTCGGCTCACCATTCCTCCTTCTTGATCGATTGCTATCAATAATGGAGGTAATCCTTGCCTGTGAGCAATCTGTTGCAATCCTGCTGAAAGGTCTGTAATCTGACGAGCTTTTCCTATATTACGGCGAAAATAAATCACTCCACCTATATGATATTTCTCTATCAATTCAGTAATATGTTCATTCGGTACATTTGTATGAAATCCACATACAAATAATTGCCCGATTTTCTGGTCTAAGGTCAGGTCTGATAATTGAATCGTTTTCATATGTATCCCCCTTAAGCTTGAGCCTATTTTGAAAAGATGTCTTTATCCGAGCATGAAATGACTAGCTAGATCCTTATTTAAGTATAGATAACTATATGTAAGGCAACAAGCGGATAAAGTTTGGGTTTTGGGGAATTTTTTTAAGTAAATATACTGTATAGCTAGCGAAATATATGACATACCTATACACACCAAAAAGACATACCAAAAAGCCCTTTCCATTATTACCCTGGAAAGGACTTCTGGTTTCACGTTCGTATACCCTTTTTACTGACTATGGTTGTTATTCTATCTATTTTCATAAAGAGGAGGATTAGACACAAGAGACTTGACGACGACCTTGTTCGATCAGACGATACGCACGATCGACTTCAGCTTCGGTTGGCGAAGGAACCCCATCCAGCGGATAGATGCGTCCCAGCGCTTCCCATTTGTAGATGCCCATCTGATGATAAGGTAAAATTTCGAACTTCTCTACTCCTTTTAATGTACCGATAAATTCGCCTAAAGCGATCAAATCTTCTTCAGCATCATTAATTCCCGGTACAAATACATGGCGTATCCACATTTTGCGTCCATTGTCAGACAGCCATTGTGCAGTGTGTAGAGTGCGTTCATTCGATACACCAGTCAATTTTTTGTGCTTTTCATTGTTAATATGCTTAATATCTAGCATGACTAGGTCTGTGACTTCAAGCAGTTCATGGATTTTACCAGGTTCGTTGAATCCATTACTGTCGAGTGTTGTACTGAGATTCCAACGTTCTTTGACTGCCTTGAACAATTCTCTAACAAAAGGTGCTTGCAACGTTGGTTCGCCGCCGGATACAGTCAATCCTCCACCAGAAGAACGGTAGTAACTCAGGTAAGGTTCGATTTCAGCTAGCACTTCTTCTAGCTCCATCACTTTACCTCCGTCCAAGTTCCATGTATCAGGGTTATGACAGTATTGGCATTTCATCAGACAACCCTGCATAAATAGTACAAATCGTATGCCCGGGCCATCGACGGTACCGAACGTTTCTAGCGAGTGAACACGGCCTTTTACCATGATCAATCACCCCTTTCGTCTGAGTTGATGTATATAAGTTATGTGAAAATGTATCGCTCTAGCATGCTCCGTTACGTCAATAGATTATTTTTACGATCGCTGTTAAGATCGGATATCTGGAATGAACTGCTTTCGCAGTCGATATCCGAATCTTAAAGGCGAACGCTTCGCTTCTCCAAAATAATTCTATAGCCTTCACTCAGCAGATAGAGTTACATTTTCAGATATAACTTATATCATTCATTGTTGGTTAGCAGTTAAAAGCTTTGGTTAGTTTTATTGCTTTATTATTTTTAAAAGTTTGTATTACATTGATCCGTGGAATGTGCGGTTGATGACATCCATTTGTTGTTCACGAGTCAATTTCACAAAGTTAACAGCATATCCAGATACACGGATAGTTAATTGTGGGTAGTTTTCTGGGTGTTCCATAGCGTCTAGTAGTTGTTCACGAGCAAATACGTTCACGTTCAAGTGATGAGCGTTGCTACCAAAGTATCCATCTAGCATAGATACAAGGTTTGATTTACGGATTTCTTCTTCTTTACCTAATGCTTTTGGTACGATAGAGAATGTGTTAGAAATACCATCTAAGCTATCTTCGTATGGTAATTTAGCAACAGAACTTAGAGAAGCAAGTGCACCTTTTGTATCTCTTCCGTGCATAGGGTTAGCACCTGGTGCGAATGGTTCGCCAGCTTTACGTCCATCTGGTGTTGTACCTGTTTTTTTACCGTATACTACGTTAGAAGTGATTGTTAGTACTGATTGTGTTGGTGTTGCACCACGGTATGCTTTGTTTTTGCGAATCATACCCATAAATGTTTCTACCAATTCAACAGCAATTTGATCGACTTTATCATCGTTGTTACCGTAGCAAGGATATTCACCTTCAATTTTGAAGTCTACAGCAATACCACGTTCGTCACGGATAGGTGTTACTTTTGCATATTTGATAGCGCTCAATGAGTCAGCTGCTACAGATAGACCAGCAATACCACAAGCCATTGTACGTAAGATATCACGATCATGTAATGCCATTTCGATACGTTCGTAGCTATATTTGTCATGCATGTAATGGATAACGTTCAATGTGTTCATGTACAATTTGCCTAACCATTCCATCATTGCTTTGAAGCGTTTCATGACTTCGTCATATTCAAGCACTTCAGAAGTGATTGCAGGATATTCAGGTCCTACTTGAACGCCTGATTTCTCGTCACGTCCACCGTTGATTGCATATAATAATGCTTTGGCAAGGTTAGCACGAGCTCCGAAGAACTGCATTTGTTTACCGATACGCATAGCGGATACACAGCAAGCAATACCGTAATCATCGCCATAGATCGGACGCATAAGATCATCGTTTTCGTATTGGATAGAACTTGTTTCGATTGAAACTTTAGCACAGAATTTTTTGAAAGCTTCTGGCAATTGTTCTGACCACAATACAGTCAAGTTAGGTTCTGGTGCAGGTCCCAAGTTGTATAATGTATGCAAGAAACGGAAGCTGTTTTTAGTTACTAATGTTTTGCCATCTACAGCCATACCACCGATAGATTCTGTAACCCAAGTAGGGTCACCACTGAACAATTCGTTGTAGTCTGGAGTACGCAAGAATTTAACAATACGCAATTTCATTACGAAATGGTCAACTAGTTCTTGAGCTTGTTGTTCTGTTAATGTGCCTTCTTTTACATCACGTTCGATATAAATATCAAGGAAAGAAGATACACGTCCTAGAGACATCGCTGCACCATTTTGTTCTTTGATTGCTGCAAGGTAACCGAAGTATACCCATTGGAACGCTTCTTTAGCTGTTTGTGCAGGTTTGGAAATATCGAAGCCATGCATTTCAGCCATTTTTTTCAATTCGCCTAGAGCACGAATTTGTTCAGATACTTCTTCACGAAGACGAATAACTTCTTCATCAATTACATCAACTTCCATGTCATTCAAATCTTGTTTTCTTTCGTTGATCAAGAAGTCTACACCGTACAATGCTACGCGGCGATAGTCACCGATAATACGTCCACGACCGTAAGCATCTGGCAAGCCTGTAATGATACCTGCTTTACGTGCTGCTCTCATATCGGAAGTGTAAGCATCGAATACACCCTGGTTATGCGTTTTACGAATATTAGTGAAGATATCAATGATTTGTTCTGGTACTTCAAAGCCATATGCTTTACAAGCATCGATCATCATTTTGATACCACCGAACGGTTGAAGCGAACGACGGAAAGGAGCATCTGTTTGAACACCGACGATTTGTTCTTTGTCTTTGTCCAAGTATCCAGGACCATGTGAAGTGATAGTAGAAGGTGTTGCAGCATCTACATCCCATACTCCGCCACGTTCGATCTCTTCTTTAGATAGTTTAGAAATAATATCCCACAAGTCTTTTGTATTTGAAGTAGGGCCAGCTAGGAATGTTTCGTTTCCTTGATATGCGCTAATGTTTTGCTCAATAAAATCACGAGTATCTACATGTTTTGCCCATTTACCTGATTTGAAATTGCGCCATGCATCTTTTTTTAAATTATCCTGTACATTTCTTTCGATAACTGACATTGATAATCCCTCCATTATTGTGAATAAAATCACAAAAGCGTTTAAGCTAATGCTTGTCTCGCCTGTACGATACCGGAAGCTGTTATTTTCTCCCTCCGGCTATGTCTTTATTATGATGTAATTCATAAGCAGAGTATGTGACATTTATCACAAAATCGCATTTTTATTATGATTTTTATCACATTCTGTATCTATAACAGTTTTCAAAAATAACTATTACAGATATTCAGAAACCCTTTTACAGCATAAGCGAGCAACTAATTATGCTGTAAACACAGTAATATCAATCTACTAATACAAAAATATACATAAGATTTTACAACAAATAACTGTAGCATAATACCGGAATATACGACTTCTAACAACGAAATATATCACACTATTTCTGTATTATTCTATCTACACACTATAGAATAATGTTGGACATTGCATCACTCCTCTCTACGAATAAAAGAACGACTCTCATTAGTTCTGCTCATATCGCAAACTAGGAGATCGTTCTTTTGTATGAGGTGAATTTCCATATTTGCTTTATTTTTTATTTTCAATAGCGTATCTTGAGAGCCTATTTTTAGAGATGCCATTTAAATAAGAAGAAAAAAGGATCATCTCCAACGACTCTGCTATAAAAGCATTTGTGGAGTGATCCTTTTTTCAATCTACATGATTACTATTTCAAAAGTATACTTATTCAAATCTACCGTAGAATGCGTTGCGGTATACATCAGCTAGTTCAGTCACTAAAGGTAATTTAGGATTCGCTGTTGTACATTGATCTTCAAATGCACGGTCAGCAAGGTAATCGACACGAGATTCAAAGTCTTTTGCATCAAAGCCCAAAGCTTCAAATGTTTCTGGAATACCTAATTTACGGTTCAAGTCACGAATAGCATTGATCAAGCTGTTTACGCCCTCTTCAGTTGTACGTGCTGGCAATCCTAGGATGCGTGCAATTTCAGCATAACGTTCGTGAGCGATAAAGTGAGAATATTTAGGGAACGATGCGAATTTAGTTGGTTTTTTTGCATTGTAGCGGATAACGTGTGGCAACAAGATCGCATTGGTACGACCATGTGCTGTATGGTATTGTCCACCCCATTTGTGTGCCAAGCTATGGTTAATACCTAAGAATGCATTCGCAAATGCCATACCTGCAATCGTAGAAGCATTATGCATTTTTTCACGAGCCAGTTTGTCGCCTGTTAGAGCAGACTGTTCTAGATATTGGAATACCAGTTGAATCGCTTTGATTGCTAGTCCATCGGTAAAGTCACTTGCCATTACAGATACATAAGCTTCAATTGCATGAGTCAATACGTCCATACCTGTATCAGCTACAGCTACGCGAGGTAAAGAGTATACAAATTCAGGATCGATAATCGCTACGTCTGGTGTTAACTCATAATCGGCCAAAGGATATTTAGTGTTGCCTTTTTCTTTATCTGTAATAACTGCGAACGATGTTACTTCAGAACCTGTACCCGAAGTTGTAGGAATAGCTACGAATTGTGCTTTTTGTCCCAAATGTGGGTATTTGTAAATCCGTTTGCGGATATCCATGAATTTTTGTTTTAAGTTATCAAATTCAGTATCAGGGTATTCGTAGAACATCCACATGCCTTTAGCAGCATCCATAGGTGATCCACCACCAAGAGCGATAATGCAGTCAGGTTGGAAACGTTCCATCATTTGACGACCACGTTCAACTGTAGCTGTAGATGGATCTGGTTCTACATCAGAGAACACTTCAACAACCACTGGAGTTTGACGTTGACGCAAGTAATGTTGTACTTTTTCTACATAACCGAGTTGTACCATCATCGCATCTGTTACGATCACAACACGGCTAATATCAGGCATTTTAGCAAGGTATTGAGTTGCACC contains:
- the metG gene encoding methionine--tRNA ligase, whose amino-acid sequence is MSAKPTFYLTTPIYYPSDKLHIGHAYTTVAGDAMARYKRLRGYDVRYLTGTDEHGQKIERKALEKGQTPQQFIDGVVEGIKKLWDQLDISYDDFIRTTEERHKVVVQEIFDRLLKQGDIYKGEYEGWYSIPDETYYTETQIVDIERNADGEVIGGKSPDSGHPVELVKEESYFFRMSKYADRLLKYYQDNPEFIQPESRKNEMINNFIKPGLEDLAVSRTTFEWGVQVKGDPKHIVYVWIDALSNYITALGYGTDNPELFNKFWPADIHLVGKEIVRFHTIYWPIMLMALDLPLPKKVFGHGWLLMKDGKMSKSKGNVVDPVTLINRYGLDSLRYYLLREVPFGSDGTFTPESFVDRVNSDLANDLGNLLNRSVAMVDKYCSGTIPAYPGRLLEVDGTLEDIAAQTIEKVENAFENLEFSVALTAISQLISRTNKYIDETQPWVLAKDEANQPQLDSVMYHLVETLRIVSVLLQPFLTRAPKKIWAQLGITEGELTAWESIRTYGQIPAGTTVVKGDPIFPRLDSKEEVAYIVEAMGGVLTAATETAPTTTPASAPVEVEESQAPEISIDEFAKVELRVAQVISAEPVKKADKLLKLQLDLGTEQRQVVSGIAKFYTPEELVGRKVICVTNLKPVKLRGEESKGMILAASHGDQLTLATVPDGMPNGAIVK
- the yidD gene encoding membrane protein insertion efficiency factor YidD, with amino-acid sequence MKRKLSRRAVQAPIHVYRKFISPLKPPTCRFYPTCSQYALEAIDIHGVVKGVGLAARRIGKCHPFHPGGFDPVPPAKSKDTSSSVTNQEQQNA
- a CDS encoding Fur family transcriptional regulator, yielding MLSTEQIIDTMSAQGLRITDQRRTLARLFAEAPGYLTAKDVYDYMGKKYSGLSFDTVYRNLRVMQELGVLEQIVFEDGVKFKSHCSQDHHHHHMICLQCEKTYPIAFCPMDMTDMPEQFEVVKHKFEVFGYCKDCRQEMGAGDGKEGPTLHLKPSKLMSHEYDTHEPAGKSQ
- a CDS encoding stalk domain-containing protein, coding for MKFKKTLLIALLAVAQTVATVPGAQVHAAEGDVDSSIVQDVYNDTQGAVGDDTTVTDPNAVTDPNAVTDPTTDPAGTVPTVPTTPPTTVTPPVTTPTTPTVVTDVYSAGPNKVIFMMNSNQIYQDGKLYFSDQPMAVKSGVSYVSVRALVTRVGLKLTYDAKTKETIMQKDGKELRFKTDSKYYTVNGVSTLMKGPAFQQKNVFMVPLTSITQALNIPYTVQGKLVVLDLVVKPTASFTVSPTAIYAGQTLVTYKTKSTTSDGSPIANETWTGREDIFAEAGPHVITYSVMDSSGQWSDPYTVTINVLPPNQPPVAMFNTNQETYSMGELVTYTDMSTDDENAINPDLTKWDNKQLAFFTPGPQTITLTVTDKHGATGTYSKTINITDQTLYTAEDFYPLFTPTGDSFDFNGSLIPTWATVTNAQVTDDPSRLIRSNSPERVLTKGIVYQESATGATRFMVHHLNETGSSKKMYVVATNPNATPATLNIQAVGFGGPNPYATAVGKVSVRRYFESMQSGADAQSVVLQPGQSQVIFNQLSATAMKNDTVISLFGDLVSDSNVQYTVMMIDENQDPIAALATEPKLDRDGIHNRGTYDNAVRNIHVADLIGNTTVRMPIGDNNSDPNLMGTDPLSMTEASNAGNFGVLYKIKLDMVAPNTMISFNARGGRYSGYMYVNGAITAIKNNGAATTANDNVVLYRTGTLDTEAVELWFTAAPGSNLPVNLLFTQLPAKKQ
- the nagZ gene encoding beta-N-acetylhexosaminidase; its protein translation is MKTIQLSDLTLDQKIGQLFVCGFHTNVPNEHITELIEKYHIGGVIYFRRNIGKARQITDLSAGLQQIAHRQGLPPLLIAIDQEGGMVSRIDQDEMSLIPGNMTLGAVNDVSLTSAASAISARELRTLGINVNFAPCVDVNNNPRNPVIGVRSYSEKPEVVATHGAAAIQAIQQEQVAATAKHFPGHGDTEVDSHYGLASVPHDKARLEQIELLPFRAAIQAGVDMIMSAHVIFPAFEPESIPATLSRKVLTDLLRTEMGFDGLIVTDCLEMHAIAKHFPIPQATVMAAQAGADLLLVSHTLEHQIAAIEAIKEAVQQGHLSEAQIDASVERILALKAKHQMNAKPYPIEEWTERLEPSTIEPILRDIAERSITLVKDEGQLPLQENDQVLVIWPQVTRLTEVDEPTGHDISSAQALRSYGINATQIIIDSRPEPEEIQHVLEQAVHYPKVIFAAYTSSGLLPLGQAELARQLSLLSDTALIVASVRNPYDINDLPEIKTYICSYENRKYAVEALAAVIAGVKPALGKLPVSLNDQYRIQL
- the pflA gene encoding pyruvate formate-lyase-activating protein, giving the protein MVKGRVHSLETFGTVDGPGIRFVLFMQGCLMKCQYCHNPDTWNLDGGKVMELEEVLAEIEPYLSYYRSSGGGLTVSGGEPTLQAPFVRELFKAVKERWNLSTTLDSNGFNEPGKIHELLEVTDLVMLDIKHINNEKHKKLTGVSNERTLHTAQWLSDNGRKMWIRHVFVPGINDAEEDLIALGEFIGTLKGVEKFEILPYHQMGIYKWEALGRIYPLDGVPSPTEAEVDRAYRLIEQGRRQVSCV
- the pflB gene encoding formate C-acetyltransferase; the encoded protein is MSVIERNVQDNLKKDAWRNFKSGKWAKHVDTRDFIEQNISAYQGNETFLAGPTSNTKDLWDIISKLSKEEIERGGVWDVDAATPSTITSHGPGYLDKDKEQIVGVQTDAPFRRSLQPFGGIKMMIDACKAYGFEVPEQIIDIFTNIRKTHNQGVFDAYTSDMRAARKAGIITGLPDAYGRGRIIGDYRRVALYGVDFLINERKQDLNDMEVDVIDEEVIRLREEVSEQIRALGELKKMAEMHGFDISKPAQTAKEAFQWVYFGYLAAIKEQNGAAMSLGRVSSFLDIYIERDVKEGTLTEQQAQELVDHFVMKLRIVKFLRTPDYNELFSGDPTWVTESIGGMAVDGKTLVTKNSFRFLHTLYNLGPAPEPNLTVLWSEQLPEAFKKFCAKVSIETSSIQYENDDLMRPIYGDDYGIACCVSAMRIGKQMQFFGARANLAKALLYAINGGRDEKSGVQVGPEYPAITSEVLEYDEVMKRFKAMMEWLGKLYMNTLNVIHYMHDKYSYERIEMALHDRDILRTMACGIAGLSVAADSLSAIKYAKVTPIRDERGIAVDFKIEGEYPCYGNNDDKVDQIAVELVETFMGMIRKNKAYRGATPTQSVLTITSNVVYGKKTGTTPDGRKAGEPFAPGANPMHGRDTKGALASLSSVAKLPYEDSLDGISNTFSIVPKALGKEEEIRKSNLVSMLDGYFGSNAHHLNVNVFAREQLLDAMEHPENYPQLTIRVSGYAVNFVKLTREQQMDVINRTFHGSM